One Cystobacter fuscus DSM 2262 DNA segment encodes these proteins:
- the mxcH gene encoding TonB-dependent siderophore myxochelin receptor MxcH produces the protein MRTIFIFRLWSGTVRGVGTALLVAGLLGTGVSRAQEATPAAPALEAPKLKESAEATYPPQALEERLEAKVVLRLTLDAEGQVTQAEVVGPAGHGFDEAAHEAALRMRFEPARRNGTPMPSRILYTYEFQPPPEPTPPAPPPPPAGSDEPIEVTVQGPSEGERRRRSAESVQVIDTENIKREAADMGEALSRTEGVNVRRSGGLGSRSRFSLAGLTDEQIRFFVDGVPLELAGYGPELANVPVNLVQRVEIYQGIVPIRFGSDALGGAVQLVTDQMVRGTGVAASYELGSFDTHRLTVSGRHLHEPSGLFLRANAFVDSTQNDYSVIAKVGDAFGRPQPRRVYRFHDAYAARGASLEAGFVDKPWARRLLLRAFVTGSDKELQSNPSMTVPYGDATSGENSLGATLRYEQLFSGGFSVDAVAGYVSRRTRLDDIGTCSYNWLGSCQPRTQPGELFSRPVEQRVNQHTGFARLTFGWTPTAEHTLRLSLAPTAVGRTGEELRTRALGQVDPLSADRNLLSLVSGLEYTLGALDDRLENIVFLKDYLQVADAQRLMPDQSFAPIGRSMHGLGVGDGVRLRLLRELTAKASYEYAIRLPRPDEIFGDGALIADNLDLNPERSHNFNLELALDAPDSRVGALRASVVGFGRLADQLITLVGREGYFTYQNVFSARSLGAAGSAGWTSPGQYLSLDGNVTWQDLRNTSREGAFGGFTGKRIPNRPYLQANGTARLQASGLMSARDELSLTWHVRYVHTFSRAWEGVGLVNPDLQIPSQLLQSLALSYVTRAWNWTMGWTVDVQNLTDTPAYDFFGVQRPGRSIFAKLTVEH, from the coding sequence ATGAGAACCATTTTCATATTCCGCCTGTGGAGCGGAACGGTACGGGGCGTGGGGACAGCACTGCTGGTGGCGGGGCTGTTGGGGACGGGCGTGTCCCGAGCACAGGAAGCGACACCGGCGGCGCCCGCGCTCGAGGCGCCGAAGCTGAAGGAGTCCGCCGAGGCCACCTACCCGCCCCAGGCGCTCGAGGAGCGGCTGGAGGCGAAGGTCGTCCTGCGGCTGACGCTGGACGCGGAGGGCCAGGTCACCCAGGCGGAGGTGGTGGGGCCGGCCGGGCACGGCTTCGACGAGGCGGCGCACGAGGCGGCGCTGCGCATGCGCTTCGAGCCGGCACGGCGCAACGGCACGCCGATGCCCTCGCGCATCCTCTATACCTACGAATTCCAACCGCCTCCGGAGCCCACCCCACCGGCGCCCCCGCCGCCGCCCGCGGGCTCGGACGAGCCCATCGAGGTCACCGTCCAGGGTCCGTCCGAGGGAGAGCGCCGGCGCCGGTCCGCCGAGTCGGTCCAGGTGATCGACACCGAGAACATCAAGCGCGAGGCGGCCGACATGGGTGAGGCCCTGTCACGCACCGAGGGCGTGAACGTGCGCCGCTCGGGAGGACTCGGCAGCCGGTCACGCTTCTCGCTCGCCGGACTCACGGACGAGCAGATCCGCTTCTTCGTGGATGGGGTGCCGCTGGAGCTGGCGGGCTATGGGCCGGAGCTCGCCAACGTCCCCGTCAACCTCGTGCAGCGGGTGGAGATCTACCAGGGCATCGTCCCCATCCGCTTCGGAAGCGATGCGCTCGGAGGCGCCGTCCAGCTCGTCACGGATCAGATGGTGCGCGGAACGGGTGTAGCCGCGTCCTACGAGCTGGGCTCCTTCGACACGCACCGGCTCACGGTGAGCGGGAGGCACCTGCACGAGCCGAGTGGCCTGTTCCTCCGGGCCAATGCCTTTGTCGATAGCACCCAGAATGACTATTCCGTCATCGCCAAGGTCGGCGATGCCTTCGGGCGGCCGCAGCCCCGGCGGGTCTACCGCTTCCATGATGCCTATGCGGCCAGGGGGGCCAGCCTCGAGGCGGGCTTCGTCGACAAGCCCTGGGCCCGGCGCCTGCTGCTGCGCGCCTTCGTGACTGGGAGCGACAAGGAACTGCAGAGCAACCCCAGCATGACGGTCCCCTACGGGGATGCGACCAGCGGGGAGAACTCCCTCGGTGCCACCCTGCGCTACGAGCAGCTCTTCTCCGGGGGATTCTCGGTGGATGCGGTTGCGGGCTACGTCTCGCGGCGCACGCGTCTGGATGACATTGGCACGTGCTCCTATAACTGGCTGGGCAGCTGCCAGCCGCGGACCCAGCCAGGAGAGTTGTTCTCGCGGCCCGTCGAGCAGCGAGTGAACCAGCACACTGGTTTCGCGCGGCTCACGTTCGGATGGACCCCCACGGCGGAGCACACGCTCCGCCTGTCGCTCGCGCCCACCGCGGTGGGCCGCACGGGCGAGGAGCTGCGGACGCGCGCCCTGGGACAGGTGGACCCCCTCTCCGCCGACCGCAACCTGCTCTCCCTGGTCAGCGGTCTGGAATACACCCTGGGTGCCCTGGACGATCGCCTGGAGAACATCGTCTTTCTCAAGGACTACCTCCAGGTGGCGGATGCTCAGCGGCTGATGCCCGATCAATCCTTCGCGCCCATCGGACGGAGCATGCACGGCCTGGGCGTGGGTGACGGCGTGCGCCTGCGTCTGCTCCGGGAGCTCACCGCGAAGGCCTCCTATGAGTACGCCATCCGCCTGCCCCGCCCGGACGAGATCTTCGGAGATGGCGCTCTCATCGCCGACAACCTGGACCTGAATCCCGAGCGCAGCCACAACTTCAATCTCGAGCTCGCGCTGGACGCCCCGGACTCTCGAGTGGGCGCGCTCCGCGCCAGCGTGGTGGGCTTCGGCCGGCTGGCGGACCAGCTCATCACCCTCGTGGGCCGGGAGGGCTACTTCACCTATCAGAACGTATTCTCGGCGCGTTCCCTGGGCGCCGCCGGCTCGGCGGGATGGACGTCACCCGGGCAGTACCTCTCCCTGGATGGGAATGTCACCTGGCAGGATCTGCGCAATACCTCGCGCGAGGGTGCCTTTGGAGGCTTCACGGGCAAGCGCATTCCCAACCGTCCCTACCTGCAAGCCAATGGCACCGCCCGCCTCCAGGCCAGTGGCTTGATGAGTGCCCGGGACGAGCTGTCCCTCACCTGGCACGTGCGCTACGTCCACACCTTCTCCCGAGCCTGGGAGGGCGTGGGCCTCGTGAACCCCGATCTGCAGATTCCCTCTCAGCTCCTCCAATCCCTGGCGCTTTCCTATGTCACCCGGGCCTGGAATTGGACGATGGGCTGGACGGTCGACGTGCAGAACCTGACCGACACGCCCGCGTATGACTTCTTCGGTGTGCAACGCCCCGGGCGAAGCATCTTCGCCAAGCTCACCGTGGAACACTGA
- a CDS encoding MotA/TolQ/ExbB proton channel family protein codes for MPIVEIIKNVFVQWGANWVLWLLFALSLASFGVIVERWLVFRGKQDGLRELTQTLESSLARGDFAGALGKLEGRTSLGAMVARAGLRLAPRGLMAADKGMQSALAIERSVLENRLAYLGTLGNNAPFVGLFGTVIGVLLAFEALGHAPSGAGGHTPQVASNAVMAAIAEALVATAVGIGVALPAVAAYNYFQRRITRMLADAEALTNLVLAYLSAREQGSAGGERAEEKTPTDVPLHASAREPKHARGVV; via the coding sequence ATGCCTATCGTTGAAATCATCAAGAACGTCTTCGTGCAGTGGGGGGCCAACTGGGTGTTGTGGTTGCTGTTCGCCTTGTCCCTGGCCAGCTTCGGCGTCATCGTCGAGCGCTGGCTCGTCTTCCGGGGCAAGCAGGACGGCCTGCGCGAATTGACCCAGACACTCGAGTCGTCGCTGGCCAGAGGGGACTTCGCCGGAGCGCTCGGGAAGCTCGAGGGGCGCACGTCCCTGGGCGCCATGGTGGCCCGCGCCGGGCTGCGGCTCGCCCCCCGCGGGCTGATGGCCGCCGACAAGGGCATGCAGAGCGCGCTGGCCATCGAGCGCTCCGTCCTGGAGAACCGGCTGGCCTACCTGGGCACGCTGGGCAACAACGCCCCCTTCGTGGGGCTGTTCGGCACCGTCATCGGCGTGCTGCTCGCCTTCGAGGCGCTGGGCCACGCGCCGAGCGGCGCGGGCGGCCACACGCCCCAGGTCGCCTCCAACGCCGTCATGGCCGCCATCGCCGAGGCCCTGGTGGCCACCGCCGTGGGCATCGGCGTCGCCCTGCCCGCGGTCGCCGCCTACAACTACTTCCAGCGGCGCATCACCCGCATGCTCGCGGACGCCGAGGCCCTCACCAACCTCGTGCTGGCCTACCTGTCCGCCCGCGAGCAGGGCAGCGCCGGAGGCGAGCGCGCCGAGGAGAAGACCCCCACGGACGTGCCGCTTCACGCCAGCGCCCGCGAGCCCAAGCACGCGCGAGGGGTGGTGTAG
- a CDS encoding energy transducer TonB family protein — translation MRSPEESIASIILGPVRTRPPGILAGAVLATVVLHGAAGVLAWRAWPSTSAPAPRVEPKPSIKVEHVVDLNPPAPPAPPPPTPPPAPAPRVARAPAPAKAPPRDTPPSPPPEPAQAAAVVAVDAAEAPLDFTGFDIVSGSAERYAGGVTASNGRSTKAVPGSAAEAPGPASPGRARSVQLPARNWSCPWPREADALRIDEQTVVLRVVVTPEGRVTSAALLSDPGHGFGQAALACAREVRFDAALDAEGRPYLATSPPIRVRFTRG, via the coding sequence GTGCGAAGCCCTGAGGAGAGCATCGCGTCCATCATCCTGGGCCCCGTGCGGACGAGGCCCCCGGGCATCCTCGCGGGAGCGGTTCTCGCGACGGTGGTCCTCCATGGCGCCGCGGGGGTGCTCGCCTGGCGGGCCTGGCCCTCGACGTCGGCGCCCGCCCCCCGCGTCGAGCCCAAGCCGTCGATCAAGGTGGAGCACGTGGTGGACCTGAATCCCCCGGCGCCTCCCGCCCCGCCTCCGCCGACTCCCCCGCCGGCTCCCGCGCCCCGGGTGGCCCGCGCCCCCGCGCCCGCGAAGGCGCCCCCGCGCGACACGCCCCCCAGCCCACCTCCCGAGCCCGCCCAGGCCGCCGCGGTCGTCGCCGTGGACGCCGCCGAGGCGCCCCTGGACTTCACGGGCTTCGACATCGTGAGCGGCTCGGCCGAGCGCTATGCCGGAGGCGTGACGGCCTCCAACGGACGCTCCACGAAGGCCGTCCCCGGCTCGGCCGCCGAGGCCCCGGGCCCCGCCTCCCCGGGCAGGGCCCGGTCCGTGCAACTGCCCGCGCGCAACTGGAGCTGCCCCTGGCCCCGCGAGGCGGACGCCCTGCGCATCGACGAGCAGACGGTCGTCCTGCGTGTCGTCGTCACCCCGGAGGGCCGGGTCACCTCGGCCGCGCTGCTGTCGGATCCCGGCCATGGCTTCGGGCAGGCGGCGCTCGCCTGTGCCCGGGAGGTGCGCTTCGACGCCGCCCTGGACGCCGAGGGACGGCCCTACCTGGCCACCTCTCCGCCCATCCGCGTCCGCTTCACGCGCGGCTGA
- a CDS encoding ExbD/TolR family protein: protein MAGGTQPRGGIIEGINVTPLVDIMLVLLVIFMVTTKLVDSPALPLDLPQASQSEQVQTVLAISITANGQLWVDGQVTPEEALKQKTQEALARDPELRAVIQADGSVPHRLVISVLDRLKESGLTRVAFGTVQPPAASEGDERAKP from the coding sequence ATGGCCGGTGGAACCCAACCCCGCGGCGGCATCATCGAGGGCATCAACGTCACCCCGCTCGTCGACATCATGCTCGTGCTGCTCGTCATCTTCATGGTGACCACGAAGCTCGTCGACAGCCCCGCCCTGCCGCTCGACTTGCCCCAGGCCTCCCAGAGCGAGCAGGTGCAGACGGTGCTCGCCATCTCCATCACCGCCAACGGCCAGCTGTGGGTGGATGGTCAGGTGACACCGGAAGAAGCCTTGAAGCAGAAGACCCAGGAGGCGCTCGCCCGGGATCCCGAGCTGCGAGCCGTCATCCAGGCGGACGGCTCCGTTCCCCACCGGTTGGTCATCTCCGTGCTCGATCGACTGAAGGAATCGGGTCTCACCCGGGTGGCGTTCGGCACGGTGCAACCCCCGGCGGCGAGCGAGGGAGACGAGCGTGCGAAGCCCTGA
- a CDS encoding 3-deoxy-7-phosphoheptulonate synthase class II — MMNRNWTPRSWRDRPLKHMPTDYPNPRALARVEEELSRRPSLVSAEETRRLRDALGRVAEGKAILLQGGDCAESFKEFSPDNIRGTLRLLLQMAVALTFAGGRPVVRVGRIAGQFAKPRSSPVETRDGITLPAYRGDNINGMAFTLAERTPDPERLLLAWRQCSDTMELVRAFIQERHADLEALQRWGSAHPERQAPSLDPRNVYTSHEALLLNVEEAQTHLDAATGGWYDASAHMLWIGERTRQLDGGHVEFMRGIQNPIGLKCGPTMEPDDLLRLMDVLNPEAIAGKLTLIGRFGADKIADRLPRLMAATRRDGRPVVWATDPMHGNTLQAGNGYKTRPLDRILSEVRHFIQIASAEGVHPGGFHLEMTGQDVTECLGGSREVTESDLPLRYHTHCDPRLNADQALQLAFVVAEHLRALPAPHAQAA; from the coding sequence GTGATGAATCGAAATTGGACCCCTCGTTCCTGGCGGGACAGGCCCCTCAAGCACATGCCCACCGACTATCCGAATCCCCGCGCCCTGGCGCGGGTCGAGGAGGAGCTGTCCCGGCGGCCCTCGCTGGTATCCGCCGAGGAGACCCGCCGCTTGAGGGACGCGCTCGGCCGGGTCGCCGAGGGCAAGGCGATCCTCCTGCAAGGCGGTGACTGCGCGGAGAGCTTCAAGGAGTTCTCGCCCGACAACATCCGCGGCACCCTCCGGCTGCTGCTCCAGATGGCGGTGGCGCTCACGTTCGCCGGAGGCCGTCCGGTGGTGCGCGTCGGCCGCATCGCGGGCCAGTTCGCCAAGCCGCGCTCCAGCCCCGTGGAGACCCGGGATGGCATCACCCTGCCCGCCTACCGCGGCGACAACATCAACGGCATGGCGTTCACCCTCGCCGAGCGCACGCCGGACCCCGAGCGCCTGCTGCTCGCCTGGCGGCAATGCTCGGACACGATGGAGCTCGTGCGCGCCTTCATCCAGGAGCGCCATGCGGACCTGGAGGCGCTCCAGCGCTGGGGAAGCGCGCACCCCGAGCGGCAGGCTCCGAGCCTGGACCCGCGCAACGTCTACACCAGTCACGAGGCGCTGCTGCTCAACGTGGAGGAGGCCCAGACGCACCTCGATGCCGCCACGGGCGGGTGGTACGACGCCTCGGCCCACATGTTGTGGATCGGCGAGCGGACGCGGCAGCTCGACGGGGGCCACGTGGAGTTCATGCGCGGCATCCAGAACCCCATCGGCCTCAAGTGCGGACCCACGATGGAGCCAGACGATCTGCTGCGGCTGATGGACGTGCTCAACCCCGAGGCCATTGCCGGCAAGCTGACGCTCATCGGCCGCTTCGGCGCGGACAAGATCGCCGATCGGCTGCCCCGGCTCATGGCCGCGACCCGCCGCGACGGACGCCCCGTCGTCTGGGCCACCGACCCGATGCACGGCAACACGCTGCAGGCGGGCAACGGCTACAAGACCCGGCCCTTGGACCGCATCCTCTCGGAGGTGCGCCACTTCATCCAGATCGCCTCCGCCGAGGGCGTCCACCCCGGTGGCTTCCACCTGGAGATGACGGGACAGGACGTCACCGAGTGCCTGGGCGGCTCGCGCGAGGTGACCGAGAGCGATCTCCCCCTGCGCTACCACACCCATTGCGATCCCCGGCTCAACGCCGACCAGGCCCTCCAGCTCGCCTTCGTCGTGGCCGAGCACCTCCGCGCGCTCCCCGCCCCTCACGCCCAGGCCGCTTGA
- the cysK gene encoding cysteine synthase A, with protein MKAQNILETIGNTPHVRINRLFPSRVQVYMKLERANPGGSIKDRIALAMIEDAEKRGVLQKDSVIIEPTSGNTGIGLAMVAAVKGYKLILVMPDSMSIERRRLMAAYGATFELTPRAQGMKGAIAKAQELVAANPKAWMPQQFENESNIEVHKRTTAQEILKDFPEGLDYLVTGVGTGGHITACAEELKKHWPKLQVFAVEPSKSPVISGGQPSPHPIQGIGAGFIPKNLHKEALTGTIQVAEEAAFEFTKRSAREEGIFVGISSGAALAAVSQKLPEIPDGSRVLCFCYDTGERYLSIDNLFPAQ; from the coding sequence ATGAAGGCCCAGAACATCCTCGAGACGATTGGCAACACGCCGCACGTGCGCATCAACCGGCTGTTTCCCTCGCGGGTCCAAGTGTACATGAAGCTGGAGCGGGCCAACCCGGGCGGCAGCATCAAGGACCGCATCGCGCTGGCGATGATCGAGGACGCCGAGAAGCGGGGCGTGCTCCAGAAGGACAGCGTCATCATCGAGCCCACGTCGGGCAACACGGGCATCGGGCTCGCGATGGTGGCGGCGGTGAAGGGCTACAAGCTCATCCTGGTGATGCCCGATTCGATGAGCATCGAGCGGCGGCGACTGATGGCGGCGTACGGGGCCACCTTCGAGCTGACGCCGCGGGCGCAGGGCATGAAGGGCGCCATCGCCAAGGCGCAGGAGCTGGTGGCGGCCAACCCCAAGGCGTGGATGCCGCAGCAGTTCGAGAACGAGTCGAACATCGAGGTGCACAAGCGCACTACGGCGCAGGAGATCCTCAAGGACTTCCCCGAGGGGCTGGACTACCTGGTGACGGGCGTGGGCACGGGCGGTCACATCACCGCGTGCGCCGAGGAGCTCAAGAAGCACTGGCCGAAGCTGCAGGTGTTCGCGGTGGAGCCGAGCAAGTCGCCGGTCATCAGCGGTGGCCAACCCTCGCCCCACCCCATCCAGGGAATTGGCGCGGGCTTCATCCCGAAGAACCTCCACAAGGAGGCGCTCACCGGCACCATCCAGGTGGCGGAGGAGGCGGCGTTCGAGTTCACCAAGCGTTCGGCGCGTGAGGAGGGCATCTTCGTGGGCATCTCCTCGGGCGCGGCGCTGGCGGCGGTGAGCCAGAAGCTGCCGGAGATTCCGGATGGCAGCCGGGTGCTGTGCTTCTGCTACGACACGGGCGAGCGCTACCTCTCCATCGACAACCTCTTCCCGGCGCAGTAG
- the epsC gene encoding serine O-acetyltransferase EpsC, producing MAEPNARLIQTLIEARQRHCFPPDVRASAPEFIEKVLALLFPHFAQRLDCSTVGVRSEVAGVEAVLTRVLDTLAPRYPVSTHDIPQRFMDALPEIYEWLRQDADAIFEADPAARSVDEVILTYPGFYAIAIYRLANALHGLGFPLLPRLLTELAHQRTGVDIHPGATIGRRFVIDHGTGVVIGETTIIGDRVNIYQGVTLGALQVQKSLADKKRHPTIEDDVVIYANATILGGDTVVGRGSVIAGNAFITQSIPPESMVTRRSEVRARQGKTEFDELEYHI from the coding sequence ATGGCGGAACCCAACGCTCGGCTCATCCAAACGCTCATCGAGGCGCGCCAGCGCCACTGCTTCCCTCCGGACGTGCGTGCCTCCGCGCCCGAGTTCATCGAGAAGGTGCTGGCGCTGCTCTTCCCCCACTTCGCCCAGCGTCTGGACTGTAGCACCGTGGGTGTGCGCTCCGAGGTCGCGGGGGTCGAGGCGGTGCTCACGCGCGTGCTGGACACGCTCGCGCCCCGCTACCCCGTGTCCACCCACGACATCCCCCAGCGCTTCATGGACGCGCTGCCGGAAATCTACGAGTGGCTGCGCCAGGACGCCGACGCCATCTTCGAGGCGGATCCGGCGGCGCGCAGCGTGGACGAGGTCATCCTCACCTACCCGGGCTTCTACGCCATCGCCATCTACCGCCTGGCCAATGCCCTGCACGGCCTGGGCTTCCCCCTGCTGCCCCGGCTCCTCACCGAGCTGGCCCACCAGCGCACGGGCGTCGACATCCACCCCGGCGCCACCATCGGCCGGCGCTTCGTCATCGACCACGGCACCGGCGTCGTCATCGGCGAAACCACCATCATCGGCGACCGGGTGAACATCTACCAGGGCGTCACCCTGGGCGCGCTCCAGGTGCAGAAGAGCCTCGCGGACAAGAAGCGCCACCCCACCATCGAGGACGATGTCGTCATCTACGCCAACGCCACCATCCTCGGCGGCGACACCGTGGTGGGCCGTGGCAGCGTCATCGCCGGCAACGCCTTCATCACCCAGAGCATCCCCCCTGAGTCCATGGTGACCCGCCGCAGCGAGGTCCGCGCCCGCCAGGGGAAGACGGAATTCGATGAGCTGGAATACCACATCTGA